From the Candidatus Margulisiibacteriota bacterium genome, one window contains:
- a CDS encoding Fic family protein translates to MFVPKYTITSKLLLNIKRISILIFELNSKQYNSIVLTKMESSAREISAFSSTSIEGNPLPLTEVKRILKNKPQNLRDSEQEIINYNDTLINMKDYISQSIIGFDLSLILKIHKGVTSKLLNKFQIGKLRQESVFVNDPKKRQTIYLPPDHADIKKQLEELIIFANTNKSLIDPLILAGIFHKQFVIIHPFVDGNGRTARLVTKLILATMGLNTFNLFSFENYYNNNVSKYFEMVGIKGNYYEIKDAVDFTPWLEYFTDGIIDELLRVGQELKTSALTPDTELKDYHHQILNYINKHGYITDKDYARLTIRAKPTRNIDFNKLIKQGYIERLGKGRATYYKNVVK, encoded by the coding sequence ATGTTTGTTCCTAAATATACTATTACGAGTAAGTTATTGTTAAACATTAAACGTATTTCAATCCTTATATTTGAATTAAACTCAAAACAATACAATTCAATCGTTTTAACTAAAATGGAAAGTTCGGCACGTGAAATATCTGCTTTTTCTTCAACAAGTATTGAGGGTAACCCGCTTCCATTAACAGAAGTTAAGAGAATACTAAAGAATAAACCTCAAAATTTAAGAGACAGCGAACAAGAAATTATCAATTATAATGACACTCTTATAAATATGAAGGATTATATAAGTCAAAGTATTATAGGTTTTGATCTCTCTTTAATATTGAAAATTCACAAAGGAGTAACCAGTAAGCTACTTAATAAATTTCAAATTGGTAAGCTAAGACAAGAGTCTGTTTTTGTTAATGATCCCAAAAAACGTCAGACAATATATTTACCACCAGATCACGCTGATATAAAAAAGCAACTGGAGGAACTTATAATTTTTGCTAATACAAATAAATCGTTAATAGATCCGTTAATTTTAGCTGGAATATTTCATAAACAATTTGTGATTATCCATCCTTTTGTTGATGGTAATGGCAGGACTGCTCGTTTAGTAACAAAACTTATATTGGCAACCATGGGGCTTAATACTTTTAATTTATTTAGTTTCGAGAATTACTATAATAATAATGTTAGTAAATATTTTGAAATGGTTGGGATTAAAGGAAATTATTATGAGATTAAAGATGCTGTGGATTTTACCCCTTGGCTTGAGTATTTTACTGACGGAATCATAGATGAGTTATTGAGAGTTGGACAAGAATTAAAGACGTCAGCATTAACGCCAGATACGGAACTCAAGGACTACCATCATCAAATATTAAATTACATAAATAAGCATGGATATATTACTGATAAAGACTACGCACGGCTTACCATAAGAGCAAAGCCAACCAGAAACATTGATTTTAATAAACTCATTAAACAAGGCTACATTGAAAGATTAGGGAAAGGTCGAGCTACTTACTATAAAAATGTTGTTAAATAA
- a CDS encoding type II toxin-antitoxin system RelB/DinJ family antitoxin — MTKTTIDRLKTARVSARMDYDLKNKAEIVLHKLGISSSEAINMFFAKILTEGGIPFELKLPKETMEAIQDAKEGKNIEGFNSAKELFKDLGI, encoded by the coding sequence ATGACTAAGACAACAATAGACAGATTAAAGACTGCTAGAGTTAGCGCCAGAATGGACTATGACCTAAAAAATAAAGCTGAAATTGTATTGCATAAATTGGGGATCTCTTCATCAGAAGCTATTAATATGTTTTTTGCAAAAATATTAACTGAAGGCGGAATTCCTTTTGAGCTAAAATTACCTAAAGAAACAATGGAGGCAATACAAGATGCTAAGGAAGGAAAGAATATAGAGGGATTTAATTCTGCTAAGGAATTGTTTAAAGATTTAGGAATATGA
- a CDS encoding nitroreductase family protein, translated as MDMLKIIEARTSVRAYSNQVVEADKQKELMDFLANNNIGPFGNEVRFDLVDMTGKDLSQLKALGTYGVITNAHIYLAGAVAADKNNMEDFGYCMEGAILKATELGLGTCWLGGFLNRSEFGEKIELLPSEILPAVTPLGYRASRTTVRDRMIRKLVNSSSRKPFEELFFLVDNKTPLSSGGASTYEPVLAAVRMAPSASNKQPWRIIKDKQQDTFHLFLDEDKAYSQRFPGVELQRLDMGIAMCHFALAAQAKGLKGKWTVKPPILDVGNWVYIASWM; from the coding sequence ATGGACATGCTAAAAATCATCGAAGCGCGAACATCAGTAAGAGCCTACTCTAATCAAGTGGTTGAGGCAGACAAACAAAAGGAACTAATGGATTTCCTTGCCAATAATAATATCGGCCCGTTTGGTAATGAGGTTCGATTTGATTTGGTCGATATGACCGGCAAAGACCTAAGTCAACTGAAAGCTCTTGGTACGTATGGAGTTATAACCAATGCTCATATTTATCTTGCGGGTGCTGTTGCTGCAGATAAAAACAACATGGAAGATTTTGGTTATTGTATGGAAGGCGCTATCCTCAAGGCTACAGAGTTGGGGCTGGGCACTTGCTGGCTTGGTGGATTCCTGAACCGTAGTGAATTCGGAGAAAAAATCGAGCTTTTGCCTTCGGAAATACTACCAGCGGTGACACCATTGGGTTATCGCGCAAGCAGAACCACGGTGCGTGATCGTATGATTCGTAAATTAGTTAATTCAAGTAGCAGAAAGCCTTTTGAGGAGTTGTTCTTTCTGGTAGACAACAAGACACCATTATCATCTGGCGGTGCAAGTACTTATGAACCGGTTCTAGCTGCTGTGCGGATGGCGCCTTCAGCATCGAATAAGCAACCTTGGAGAATCATTAAAGATAAACAGCAGGATACCTTTCATCTCTTTCTTGATGAAGACAAGGCTTACAGTCAGCGCTTTCCTGGGGTTGAACTTCAGCGGCTGGATATGGGCATTGCTATGTGCCATTTTGCACTTGCTGCACAAGCCAAAGGACTTAAAGGAAAGTGGACCGTGAAGCCACCCATTCTGGATGTTGGAAACTGGGTCTATATTGCTAGCTGGATGTAG